The Devosia sp. A16 genome includes a window with the following:
- a CDS encoding ABC transporter permease, translating to MRKILRNALTDIVGGYEQRRVWIALATEDIFDQHRRTTLGPLWLLVNYLAFAGTFIFVFNPGAVDPHYAVYVAVGLLVWTYISDNVTQAVNLFQREESFISGTTLPLTVYVMRLSLQNIIRAGYAVLGCAGLLLLMGATPTSAWLWSLVGVLAVLVISPAMIVVFAFLGVFFPDSQFIVSNLMRVAMFATPVFWVHGGEDGLRRALYDWNPFTYLLDVVRQPIVDGTVPVLALSACVIVGLAFWVLAIFLLGTLRRQVALVL from the coding sequence ATGCGCAAGATTCTCCGCAACGCGCTCACCGACATCGTCGGCGGCTACGAGCAGCGCCGCGTCTGGATCGCGCTGGCCACCGAAGACATCTTCGACCAGCACCGCCGCACGACACTGGGGCCACTGTGGTTGCTGGTGAACTATCTCGCTTTCGCCGGCACGTTTATTTTCGTTTTCAACCCCGGCGCAGTAGATCCGCACTACGCTGTCTATGTGGCTGTGGGCCTGCTGGTGTGGACCTACATCAGCGACAATGTCACTCAGGCGGTGAACCTCTTCCAGCGCGAGGAGAGCTTTATCAGCGGCACCACCCTGCCGCTGACGGTCTATGTCATGCGCCTGTCCCTGCAGAACATCATCCGCGCCGGTTATGCTGTCCTCGGTTGTGCTGGCCTCCTCTTGCTGATGGGAGCGACGCCCACTTCTGCTTGGCTGTGGTCACTGGTTGGCGTGCTTGCCGTGCTCGTCATTTCGCCTGCGATGATCGTGGTGTTTGCGTTCCTCGGCGTCTTCTTCCCCGACAGCCAGTTCATCGTTTCCAACCTGATGCGCGTTGCCATGTTCGCGACGCCGGTGTTCTGGGTTCATGGCGGCGAGGATGGTTTGCGTCGCGCGCTATATGACTGGAACCCATTCACCTATCTGCTCGATGTTGTACGCCAGCCGATCGTTGACGGCACGGTGCCGGTGCTAGCGCTGAGCGCGTGCGTTATCGTCGGCCTTGCATTCTGGGTGCTTGCCATTTTCCTCCTGGGCACGCTGCGGCGGCAGGTTGCGCTGGTCCTCTGA
- the scpA gene encoding methylmalonyl-CoA mutase has translation MASTPTFADWVRLAQKDLRDTPVESLNRDYGDLPIKPAYFPEDVAADPGLPGAAPFTRGVRATMYANRPWTIRQYAGFSTARESNDFYRKNLAAGQKGLSVAFDLATHRGYDSDHPRVTGDVGKAGVAIDSVEDMKILFDGIPLDQMSVSMTMNGAVLPVLAMFIVAAEEQGVREAQLDGTIQNDILKEFMVRNTYIYPPEPSMRIVGDIIAYTAEHMPKFNSISISGYHMHEAGATAVQELAYTIADGIEYVRSAQARGLDIDAFAPRLSFFFGIGMNFFLEVAKLRAARTLWHRFMTELGARDAKSLVLRTHCQTSGVSLTEQDPHNNIVRTTIEALAAVLGGTQSLHTNSFDEAIALPTEFSARIARNTQLILQHESRVTDVVDPLGGSYYVESLTADLVQRAGALIAEVEAEGGMTAAVQAGTPKLAIEKAAALRQARVDRGEDVIVGVNRYRLDNEPPIAIREIDNNKVRDEQVARLAEIRRTRDPDAVAAALASLQQQAQTDGNLLAASIAAARARATLGEISAALEQVFNRHAAVTRVISGVYAESYAADPQYARLTERIAAFDKKEKRPPALFIAKMGQDGHDRGAKVIATAFADLGFTVHMGDLFETAPEVADHVADLKVDAVGVSSLAAGHKTLVPELIGELRGRGLGDVTVIVGGVIPEQDYDFLREAGVAEIFGPGTNVLEAAFSVLNQIEGRLSNR, from the coding sequence ATGGCAAGCACGCCCACCTTCGCCGACTGGGTCAGACTCGCCCAAAAAGATCTTCGCGACACGCCGGTGGAGTCGCTGAACCGCGACTATGGCGACCTGCCGATCAAGCCGGCCTACTTCCCCGAGGACGTCGCGGCCGACCCCGGCCTTCCCGGCGCCGCGCCGTTCACCCGCGGCGTTCGCGCCACCATGTACGCCAACCGCCCCTGGACCATCCGGCAATATGCCGGCTTCTCCACGGCGCGCGAGTCCAACGACTTCTACCGCAAGAACCTTGCCGCCGGGCAGAAGGGCCTCAGCGTCGCCTTCGATCTCGCCACCCACCGCGGCTATGACAGCGACCATCCGCGCGTCACCGGCGATGTCGGCAAGGCCGGCGTCGCCATCGACAGCGTCGAGGATATGAAGATCCTGTTCGACGGCATCCCGCTCGATCAGATGAGCGTGTCGATGACCATGAATGGCGCGGTGCTGCCGGTGCTCGCCATGTTCATCGTCGCCGCGGAAGAGCAGGGGGTGAGAGAGGCGCAGCTCGACGGGACCATCCAGAATGACATCCTAAAGGAGTTCATGGTCCGCAACACCTATATCTATCCGCCCGAGCCGAGCATGCGGATCGTCGGCGACATCATCGCCTACACCGCCGAGCACATGCCCAAGTTCAACTCGATCTCGATCTCCGGCTATCACATGCACGAAGCCGGGGCGACCGCGGTGCAGGAGCTCGCCTACACCATCGCCGATGGCATCGAATATGTCCGCTCGGCGCAGGCGCGCGGTCTCGACATCGATGCCTTCGCGCCGCGGCTGAGCTTCTTTTTCGGCATCGGCATGAACTTCTTTCTCGAGGTGGCCAAGCTCCGCGCGGCGCGCACGCTCTGGCATAGGTTCATGACCGAGCTCGGCGCCAGGGACGCGAAGTCGCTGGTGCTGCGCACCCATTGCCAGACCTCCGGCGTGTCACTGACCGAGCAGGATCCGCACAACAACATCGTCCGCACCACCATCGAAGCGCTGGCCGCGGTGCTCGGCGGCACCCAAAGCCTCCACACCAACTCGTTCGACGAAGCCATTGCTCTGCCGACGGAATTTTCCGCCCGCATCGCCCGCAATACCCAGCTGATCCTGCAGCACGAAAGCCGCGTCACCGACGTGGTCGACCCGCTCGGCGGCTCCTACTACGTCGAGAGCCTCACCGCCGACCTGGTGCAGCGCGCCGGCGCCTTGATTGCAGAAGTGGAGGCCGAAGGCGGCATGACTGCCGCGGTGCAGGCCGGCACCCCGAAGCTCGCGATCGAGAAGGCCGCCGCGCTGCGCCAGGCCCGTGTCGACCGCGGCGAGGATGTCATCGTCGGCGTCAACCGGTACCGGCTCGACAACGAGCCGCCGATCGCCATCCGCGAGATCGACAACAACAAGGTGCGCGACGAACAGGTCGCCCGTCTTGCCGAAATCCGCCGCACGCGCGACCCCGACGCCGTGGCCGCTGCCCTCGCGTCGCTGCAGCAGCAGGCGCAAACCGACGGCAACCTCCTCGCCGCCAGCATCGCCGCGGCGCGCGCCCGCGCCACCCTGGGCGAGATTTCCGCGGCGCTGGAGCAGGTGTTCAACCGGCACGCCGCCGTCACCCGGGTCATCTCAGGCGTCTATGCGGAGAGCTACGCCGCCGACCCGCAATATGCCCGGCTCACCGAGCGCATTGCCGCCTTCGACAAAAAGGAAAAGCGCCCGCCGGCGCTGTTCATCGCCAAAATGGGGCAGGACGGACACGACCGCGGCGCCAAGGTCATCGCCACGGCATTCGCCGATCTCGGCTTCACCGTCCACATGGGCGATCTGTTCGAGACCGCCCCGGAAGTCGCCGACCACGTCGCCGACCTCAAGGTCGACGCTGTCGGCGTCTCCTCCCTCGCCGCCGGTCACAAGACGCTGGTGCCCGAACTGATCGGCGAACTCAGGGGCAGGGGGCTCGGCGACGTCACCGTCATCGTCGGCGGCGTCATCCCCGAGCAGGATTACGATTTCCTGCGCGAGGCCGGCGTCGCCGAGATCTTCGGCCCCGGCACCAACGTGCTCGAAGCGGCGTTCTCCGTGCTGAACCAGATCGAGGGAAGGCTGAGTAACCGATGA
- a CDS encoding acetyl-CoA carboxylase biotin carboxylase subunit, producing MFTSLLIANRGEIACRVIRTARRMGIRTIAVYSDADRDAVHVKLADEAVHIGGSAARESYLSIDRIVAACKATGAEAVHPGYGFLSENPDFAAALEAENIIFVGPPVKAIEAMGDKITSKKLAAAAGVSTVPGHMGLIADAEEAVTISRSIGYPVMIKASAGGGGKGMRIAQTDAEAREGFERSKSEAASSFGDDRIFIEKFVTEPRHIEIQLIGDQHGNVLWLNERECSIQRRNQKVIEEAPSPFLDAATRRAMGEQSVALAKAVGYTSAGTVEFIVDKDRNFYFLEMNTRLQVEHPVTELITGLDLVELMFRAAAGEKLPLTQAEVPLNGWAIESRIYAEDPFRNFLPSTGRLTRYHPPAEAASPELVVRNDTGVAEGGEISTFYDPMIAKLCTWAPTRTAAIDAMEVALDEFELEGVGNNIPFLSAVMGQERFRSGRLTTGYIAEEFPNGFSGVAPDAESLTHLAALACCSAFALDKRLYPTTPEPRAVIIGSERWDFSVRADGIEYWLTAPDGRKLLVESGWKPGNSLCIARVDGRLHHVKLDRVTGGFRLRWRGADLVARVLLPHVADLMPLMPVKLPPDLSKFLLCPMPGQIVRIDVAEGDIVEDGQTLAIVEAMKMENVLKAEKRARISKVCVKAGSVLAVDEVILEFEAV from the coding sequence ATGTTCACCTCCCTCCTCATCGCCAATCGCGGCGAGATCGCCTGTCGCGTCATCCGCACCGCCAGGCGTATGGGCATCCGCACCATCGCCGTCTATTCCGACGCCGACCGTGACGCCGTGCACGTGAAGCTCGCTGACGAGGCCGTGCATATCGGCGGTTCCGCCGCCCGCGAGTCCTACCTCTCGATCGACAGGATCGTCGCCGCCTGCAAGGCCACCGGCGCCGAGGCCGTGCACCCCGGCTATGGATTTCTGTCGGAGAACCCGGACTTCGCGGCCGCGCTCGAGGCGGAGAACATCATTTTCGTCGGCCCGCCGGTCAAAGCCATCGAAGCAATGGGCGACAAGATCACCAGTAAGAAGCTTGCCGCTGCGGCCGGCGTCTCTACCGTGCCCGGGCATATGGGGCTGATCGCCGATGCCGAGGAAGCCGTCACCATCTCGCGCTCCATCGGCTACCCGGTGATGATCAAGGCCTCGGCCGGCGGTGGCGGCAAGGGCATGCGCATCGCCCAGACCGACGCGGAGGCCCGTGAAGGTTTCGAGCGCTCGAAGTCGGAAGCCGCCTCCAGCTTCGGCGACGATCGCATCTTCATCGAAAAGTTCGTTACCGAGCCGCGCCATATCGAGATCCAGCTGATCGGTGACCAGCACGGCAATGTGCTCTGGCTCAACGAGCGCGAATGCTCGATTCAGCGCCGCAACCAGAAAGTCATCGAGGAAGCGCCGTCGCCGTTCCTCGATGCTGCAACCCGCAGGGCGATGGGCGAGCAGTCTGTCGCCCTCGCCAAGGCGGTGGGCTACACCTCGGCCGGCACCGTCGAGTTCATCGTCGACAAGGATCGCAACTTCTACTTCCTCGAGATGAACACCCGGCTGCAGGTGGAGCATCCGGTCACCGAGCTGATCACCGGCCTCGACCTGGTCGAGCTGATGTTCCGTGCTGCGGCGGGTGAAAAACTGCCGCTGACCCAGGCCGAGGTGCCGCTGAACGGCTGGGCCATAGAAAGCCGCATCTACGCCGAGGATCCGTTCCGCAACTTCCTGCCTTCGACCGGCCGGCTCACCCGCTACCACCCGCCCGCCGAGGCGGCCTCGCCCGAGCTGGTGGTGCGCAACGATACCGGCGTTGCCGAAGGCGGCGAGATTTCCACCTTCTATGATCCGATGATCGCCAAGCTCTGCACCTGGGCGCCGACCCGCACGGCGGCGATCGATGCCATGGAAGTGGCGCTCGACGAGTTCGAGCTCGAGGGCGTCGGCAACAACATCCCGTTCCTCTCGGCGGTGATGGGGCAGGAGCGCTTCCGCTCCGGCCGCTTGACCACCGGTTACATCGCCGAGGAATTCCCCAATGGTTTCAGCGGGGTGGCGCCGGATGCGGAATCACTTACGCATCTGGCGGCGCTCGCCTGCTGTTCCGCTTTCGCCCTCGACAAGCGGCTCTACCCGACGACCCCCGAGCCCCGCGCCGTGATCATTGGGTCGGAGCGCTGGGATTTCTCGGTCCGCGCCGACGGCATCGAGTATTGGCTCACTGCGCCGGACGGCCGGAAGCTCCTGGTCGAGAGCGGCTGGAAGCCGGGCAACAGCCTCTGCATCGCCCGCGTCGATGGGCGGCTCCATCATGTGAAGCTCGACCGCGTCACCGGCGGCTTCCGCCTGCGCTGGCGCGGCGCCGATCTCGTCGCCCGGGTGCTGCTGCCGCATGTCGCCGACCTGATGCCGCTGATGCCGGTGAAACTGCCGCCGGACCTGTCGAAGTTCCTGCTCTGCCCGATGCCCGGGCAGATCGTCCGCATCGACGTCGCCGAAGGCGATATCGTCGAGGATGGCCAGACCCTCGCCATCGTGGAGGCGATGAAGATGGAGAACGTGCTGAAGGCGGAAAAGCGCGCGCGCATAAGTAAGGTGTGCGTCAAAGCCGGCAGTGTGCTGGCGGTGGACGAGGTGATTCTGGAGTTCGAGGCGGTATGA
- the mce gene encoding methylmalonyl-CoA epimerase, with the protein MIGRLNHVAIVVPDLAAAAARYRDLLGAEVHSPHDLPEHGVTVVFVQLENTKIELMTPLGENSPVRKFLDANPAGGMHHVCYEVPDLASSIRTLVDAGARILGDGKPRLGAHGLPVVFLHPKDFDGTLIELEEVKPELQPA; encoded by the coding sequence ATGATCGGCCGCCTCAACCACGTCGCCATCGTCGTGCCCGATCTCGCTGCGGCCGCCGCGAGATATCGCGACCTGCTCGGCGCCGAGGTGCACTCTCCGCACGACCTGCCCGAACACGGCGTCACCGTGGTCTTCGTCCAGCTCGAGAACACCAAGATCGAGCTGATGACGCCCTTGGGCGAGAACTCGCCGGTGCGGAAATTCCTCGATGCCAATCCCGCCGGCGGCATGCACCACGTCTGCTACGAAGTCCCCGACCTCGCCTCATCCATCCGCACCCTGGTCGACGCCGGCGCCCGCATCCTCGGCGACGGCAAGCCCAGGCTCGGCGCCCACGGCCTGCCGGTGGTGTTCCTGCATCCCAAGGATTTCGACGGCACGCTGATCGAGCTGGAAGAGGTGAAGCCGGAGCTGCAGCCGGCTTGA
- a CDS encoding ABC transporter ATP-binding protein: MISIKANDLRLAYHVREKLTLRPRDKRLPQQTGGTISGTGRHRFVTALDGVSFELEAGDRLGLVGANGAGKTTLLKVLYGIYEPTAGNLEIRGRVDALFNISIGFRQEATGRRNILLRGLINGWTEDQIAARTEEIIEFSELGEFIDMPFRSYSQGMAARLAFAIATTLDPEILLMDEWIGAGDAAFQVKAKQRMDDLAEKAGIIVLASHSEELLKKTCNKRLELEKGRVKSFG; this comes from the coding sequence ATGATTTCGATCAAAGCAAACGACCTGCGGCTTGCCTATCACGTGCGCGAAAAGCTCACGCTGCGTCCGCGCGACAAGCGCTTGCCGCAGCAGACGGGCGGTACCATTAGCGGCACGGGCCGCCACCGCTTCGTGACTGCCCTGGATGGAGTCAGTTTCGAGCTGGAAGCAGGCGATCGTCTTGGCCTGGTCGGGGCGAACGGCGCTGGCAAGACGACGCTCCTCAAAGTGCTCTACGGCATCTACGAGCCGACCGCCGGTAATCTTGAAATCAGGGGCAGGGTCGATGCCCTGTTCAACATCAGCATCGGCTTCCGACAAGAAGCGACTGGCCGCCGAAACATTCTGCTGCGCGGCCTGATCAACGGCTGGACCGAGGACCAGATCGCCGCCCGCACCGAAGAAATCATCGAGTTCTCCGAACTCGGCGAGTTCATCGACATGCCGTTCCGCAGTTACAGCCAGGGCATGGCCGCTCGCCTCGCGTTCGCCATAGCTACTACGCTCGACCCAGAAATCTTGCTGATGGACGAGTGGATCGGCGCCGGGGACGCCGCCTTCCAGGTGAAGGCCAAGCAGCGCATGGATGATCTCGCTGAAAAGGCCGGCATCATCGTTCTCGCCAGCCACAGCGAGGAGCTGCTCAAAAAGACCTGCAACAAGCGGCTGGAGCTTGAAAAGGGCAGGGTGAAGTCGTTCGGGTGA
- a CDS encoding endonuclease domain-containing protein — translation MSTELARKLRRSPPEPERRMWGILFPLRRQGYNFRRQAKIGAYYADFACRHPAMVIEVYGETHTTDLAQSNDATRDDYFAGRGFRVLRFWNNEVMENAEGVYLTIAAALAEASSVTAPPTLDPSPQRGRESTDRSSPKPAASDRTTP, via the coding sequence ATGAGCACGGAACTCGCCAGAAAGCTCCGCCGGAGTCCGCCGGAGCCTGAGCGCCGCATGTGGGGAATCCTCTTCCCGCTGCGTCGCCAGGGCTACAACTTCCGCCGCCAGGCCAAGATTGGCGCCTACTACGCCGATTTCGCCTGCCGCCATCCGGCGATGGTGATCGAGGTCTATGGGGAAACGCACACGACCGACCTTGCCCAATCCAACGATGCAACCCGCGACGACTATTTCGCCGGGCGCGGTTTCCGCGTGCTGAGGTTCTGGAACAACGAGGTCATGGAAAACGCTGAGGGCGTCTATTTGACCATCGCGGCGGCGCTTGCCGAAGCATCCAGCGTGACCGCTCCCCCCACCCTTGATCCCTCCCCGCAACGGGGGAGGGAGTCGACTGACAGATCGAGCCCCAAGCCAGCGGCATCCGACAGGACCACCCCCTGA
- a CDS encoding acyltransferase family protein — protein MTTVALEAKTASTVRPQLPGLEATRFLAAMAIVVFHLIWMSPDLAIPEQFSFMGNYFGFAVPLFYIVSAFGLCVGYEGRLATAGEISEYLRRRFFRIAPLFYAMIIVYVAYLYLEYGAVPALTVIASSALFIFNMIPQHVTGYVWASWSIGVEMLFYLLLPVLLIVTTSFRRAAALFAVSIFVTALWAEAFASAPSTLQGFGQFFILAYALYFAAGILGYFVWRAIRLRVPLARQSLVGQLLLLASAAVALWLMTEGSVLTGAYGGPAATKFVWAIAFSGGVVGIALAPIKGLVNRITTTLGRASFSLYLLHPLVIDVLKRRHAFDWFYEALPEAPAFLLSVALTLAILVPLSLMTYKYIEVPGMRLAVRKRELALATSATYGVGTG, from the coding sequence ATGACCACGGTGGCCCTCGAGGCAAAGACGGCAAGCACAGTGCGGCCCCAGTTGCCCGGTCTTGAGGCAACCCGCTTTTTGGCAGCCATGGCCATTGTGGTGTTTCATCTTATCTGGATGTCGCCGGACCTTGCGATCCCCGAACAGTTCAGTTTTATGGGAAACTATTTCGGCTTTGCGGTGCCGCTCTTCTACATCGTCAGCGCCTTCGGCCTCTGTGTGGGCTATGAGGGACGACTCGCCACCGCAGGAGAAATCTCGGAGTACCTTCGCAGGCGCTTCTTCAGGATAGCTCCGCTGTTCTACGCGATGATCATCGTCTACGTGGCTTATCTGTACCTCGAATATGGTGCCGTCCCCGCCCTGACCGTGATCGCATCATCTGCGCTTTTCATCTTCAACATGATCCCCCAGCACGTGACCGGCTACGTCTGGGCATCGTGGTCGATCGGCGTCGAGATGCTGTTTTATCTGCTCCTGCCTGTTCTGTTGATTGTGACGACCTCGTTCAGGCGGGCGGCCGCGCTGTTCGCCGTCTCCATCTTCGTCACCGCACTGTGGGCCGAGGCCTTTGCGAGTGCTCCATCGACATTGCAGGGTTTTGGCCAGTTCTTCATCCTTGCATATGCGCTCTACTTTGCAGCAGGTATCCTTGGGTACTTCGTCTGGCGGGCGATCCGTCTTCGGGTGCCCCTCGCTCGGCAGAGCCTGGTCGGACAATTGCTCCTGCTGGCGTCAGCCGCAGTTGCACTCTGGCTGATGACGGAGGGATCTGTGCTTACTGGCGCATATGGCGGTCCCGCAGCAACGAAGTTCGTCTGGGCCATTGCCTTTTCCGGCGGGGTCGTCGGGATTGCCCTCGCACCGATCAAGGGACTCGTGAACCGCATCACAACCACTCTCGGTAGAGCGAGTTTTAGTCTGTACCTGCTGCATCCGCTGGTGATCGACGTGCTCAAGCGCAGGCATGCCTTCGACTGGTTCTATGAGGCCCTTCCAGAGGCGCCGGCCTTCCTGCTCTCGGTGGCTCTCACGCTGGCGATCCTGGTGCCGCTGTCCCTCATGACTTACAAGTACATTGAGGTTCCCGGCATGCGTTTGGCCGTGCGGAAGCGAGAGCTTGCCTTGGCCACGAGTGCAACATACGGCGTCGGCACCGGCTGA
- a CDS encoding class I SAM-dependent methyltransferase, translating into MFTATEVLWSELIAEWELDAVEVAYIDRQQGTKCAGCGTNLRGCALASAVSAFMGVTAPLRQWGAQSIRVLDLNGCQGVSDALANLPNYQRHDYPHIDMHAMPFSDGAFDLVIHSDTLEHVENPRQALRECMRVTAWRGAVIFTIPIIVGRLSRSRDNLPLSFHGAPSFAGRQDFAVRTEFGADFWTYALQAGASSVAISTVEFPSAQAITLRQWP; encoded by the coding sequence GTGTTTACCGCCACGGAGGTGTTGTGGTCCGAACTCATCGCCGAGTGGGAACTCGACGCGGTCGAGGTCGCCTACATCGATCGCCAACAGGGAACCAAGTGCGCCGGCTGTGGCACCAACCTTAGAGGATGCGCATTGGCCTCAGCCGTCAGCGCGTTCATGGGCGTGACTGCACCGCTGCGTCAGTGGGGTGCGCAGAGCATCAGAGTGCTGGATCTGAATGGCTGCCAAGGTGTATCGGACGCCCTCGCAAACTTGCCGAACTATCAGCGCCACGACTACCCACACATTGATATGCACGCGATGCCGTTCTCCGACGGGGCATTTGATCTGGTGATCCATTCGGACACTCTCGAGCACGTCGAGAATCCACGCCAAGCTCTTCGAGAGTGCATGAGAGTGACAGCTTGGCGCGGTGCAGTGATCTTCACGATACCGATCATCGTCGGCCGCCTTTCTCGCAGCCGAGACAACCTGCCACTCAGCTTTCACGGCGCGCCCAGCTTTGCCGGGCGCCAGGACTTCGCAGTGAGGACCGAGTTCGGCGCCGATTTCTGGACCTACGCGCTTCAGGCGGGCGCGTCATCCGTAGCCATCTCGACCGTGGAGTTTCCGTCGGCACAAGCGATTACGCTGCGCCAGTGGCCCTAG